In a genomic window of Streptomyces pristinaespiralis:
- the bioB gene encoding biotin synthase BioB, which produces MDLLNTLVEKGLRRELPTREEALAVLATSDDDVLDVVAAAGKVRRQWFGRRVKLNYLVNLKSGLCPEDCSYCSQRLGSKAEILKYTWLKPEEASEAAAAGVAGGAKRVCLVASGRGPTDRDVDRVSRTIEAIKEQNEGVEVCACLGLLSDGQAERLRDAGADAYNHNLNTSEGTYGDITTTHTYADRVDTVNKAHAAGLSACSGLIAGMGESDEDLVDVVFALRELDPDSVPVNFLIPFEGTPLAKEWHLTPQRCLRILAMTRFVCPDVEVRLAGGREVHLRSMQPLALHLVNSIFLGDYLTSEGQAGKTDLEMIADAGFEVEGTDTTTLPEHRAAGGGCGSVCGDGESGGCSAEPAEAEATAAPAAEVSAARTDLVAVRRRGAGTDLAPNA; this is translated from the coding sequence ATGGACCTCCTGAACACACTGGTGGAGAAGGGGCTGCGGCGTGAGCTGCCGACCCGCGAAGAAGCGCTCGCCGTGCTGGCGACCTCCGACGACGATGTGCTCGATGTGGTGGCCGCTGCCGGCAAGGTGCGCCGTCAGTGGTTCGGACGGCGGGTGAAGCTCAACTATCTGGTCAACCTGAAGTCGGGCCTGTGCCCGGAGGACTGTTCGTACTGCTCCCAGCGGCTCGGGTCGAAGGCGGAGATCCTCAAGTACACCTGGCTGAAGCCGGAGGAGGCCTCGGAGGCCGCCGCGGCCGGTGTGGCCGGTGGCGCCAAGCGGGTGTGCCTGGTCGCGAGCGGGCGGGGCCCGACCGACCGGGACGTGGACCGGGTGTCCAGGACGATCGAGGCGATCAAGGAGCAGAACGAGGGCGTCGAGGTGTGCGCGTGCCTGGGTCTGCTCTCGGACGGCCAGGCCGAGCGGCTGCGCGACGCGGGCGCCGACGCGTACAACCACAACCTCAACACGTCCGAGGGGACATACGGGGACATCACCACCACCCACACCTACGCGGACCGCGTCGACACGGTCAACAAGGCGCACGCCGCCGGACTGTCCGCGTGCTCCGGCCTGATCGCCGGCATGGGTGAGAGCGACGAGGACCTGGTGGACGTCGTCTTCGCGCTGCGGGAACTCGACCCGGACTCGGTCCCGGTGAACTTCCTGATCCCCTTCGAGGGGACGCCGCTCGCCAAGGAGTGGCACCTCACCCCGCAGCGGTGTCTGCGCATCCTCGCCATGACCCGGTTCGTCTGCCCGGACGTCGAAGTGCGGCTGGCCGGCGGGCGCGAGGTGCATCTGCGTTCGATGCAGCCGCTGGCGCTGCACCTGGTCAACTCGATCTTCCTCGGCGACTACCTCACCAGCGAGGGCCAGGCGGGCAAGACCGACCTCGAGATGATCGCGGACGCCGGTTTCGAGGTGGAGGGCACGGACACGACGACGCTGCCCGAGCACCGTGCGGCCGGCGGCGGCTGCGGATCGGTGTGCGGCGACGGCGAGTCGGGAGGGTGCTCCGCGGAGCCGGCCGAGGCGGAGGCGACGGCGGCCCCGGCGGCCGAGGTGTCCGCGGCGCGCACGGATCTGGTGGCGGTGCGCCGCCGGGGAGCCGGGACGGACCTCGCGCCCAATGCCTGA
- a CDS encoding hemolysin family protein — MIAIQLFIGFLTLVVNAFFVGAEFALISVRRSQIEPEAQAGNRRARSVLWGLQHVSDLMAAAQLGITLCTLVLGIVAEPAIAHLLEPVFDAVGVPHGAVHPISFVIALSLATYLHMLLGEMVPKNIALAEPVRSALWLGPPLVALARGLHPVIVMVNAFANTLLKLLRVETKNEVTATFSDDELANLVQDAGEAGLLDDRSAERLRDALELGRRPVRDVVMPIERVVYAQAGTTPEQLERLSAESGFSRFPVVDTGRRILGYLHVKDALDAAPRDVAFPVSAMRPIARVRATTPLDDVLTAMRRSRTHLAAVLDENGRPEGLVTMEDILRELVGRPG, encoded by the coding sequence ATGATCGCGATCCAGCTCTTCATCGGCTTCCTGACGCTGGTCGTCAACGCCTTCTTCGTCGGCGCGGAGTTCGCGCTGATCTCCGTCCGCCGCAGTCAGATCGAACCCGAGGCGCAGGCGGGCAACCGCCGGGCGCGCAGCGTCCTGTGGGGCCTGCAGCACGTCTCGGACCTGATGGCCGCCGCCCAGCTGGGCATCACGCTGTGCACGCTGGTCCTCGGCATCGTCGCCGAGCCGGCCATCGCGCACCTGCTCGAGCCGGTCTTCGACGCGGTGGGCGTGCCGCACGGCGCGGTGCACCCGATCTCGTTCGTCATCGCCCTGTCGCTCGCGACGTACCTCCACATGCTGCTCGGCGAGATGGTGCCGAAGAACATCGCGCTGGCGGAGCCGGTGCGCAGCGCGCTGTGGCTGGGCCCGCCGCTGGTGGCGCTGGCGCGCGGCCTGCATCCGGTCATCGTCATGGTCAACGCCTTCGCGAACACTCTGCTCAAGCTGCTGCGGGTCGAGACGAAGAACGAGGTGACCGCCACCTTCTCCGACGACGAGCTGGCGAACCTGGTGCAGGACGCGGGCGAGGCCGGCCTGCTCGACGACCGCTCCGCGGAACGTCTGCGGGACGCGCTCGAACTCGGCCGCCGGCCCGTGCGCGACGTGGTCATGCCGATCGAGCGCGTGGTGTACGCCCAGGCGGGCACGACGCCGGAACAGCTGGAGCGGCTGTCCGCCGAGTCGGGCTTCTCCCGCTTCCCGGTGGTGGACACGGGACGGCGCATCCTCGGCTACCTCCATGTGAAGGACGCCCTGGACGCGGCACCCAGGGACGTGGCGTTCCCTGTGTCGGCGATGCGGCCGATCGCCCGGGTCCGGGCGACGACCCCGCTCGACGACGTCCTCACGGCGATGCGCCGCAGCCGTACCCACCTGGCGGCCGTCCTCGACGAGAACGGCCGGCCGGAGGGCCTGGTCACGATGGAGGACATCCTGCGGGAGCTGGTGGGCAGGCCGGGGTGA
- a CDS encoding adenosylmethionine--8-amino-7-oxononanoate transaminase, whose translation MPEFGPGEIRALDRAHVWHPYGPMPGRSDPLVVESASGVRLRLAEEAHGQRELVDGMSSWWSAVHGYNHPVLNEAATAQLGRMSHVMFGGLTHEPAVRLASRLVEITPEPLRHVFLCDSGSVSVEVAVKMCLQYWRSLGRPAKQRLLTWRGGYHGDTWQPMSVCDPEGGMHELWQGVLPRQLFADAPPADHEEAYARSLRELIARHADELAAVIVEPVVQGAGGMRFHSPEYLRVLREACDEHGVLLVFDEIATGFGRTGELFAAGHADVAPDVMCLGKALTGGYLTMAATLCTSEVAEGISRGEVPVLAHGPTFMGNPLAAAVACASIDLLLGQDWQREVRRLETGLRDGLAEAADLPGVKDVRVLGGIGVVQLDHDVDMAAATAAAVREGVWLRPFRDLVYTMPPYVTDDEDLARVCRAVRAAAAAG comes from the coding sequence ATGCCTGAGTTCGGCCCCGGCGAGATCCGCGCGCTGGACCGGGCGCACGTCTGGCACCCGTACGGCCCGATGCCGGGCCGCAGCGACCCGCTGGTCGTCGAGTCGGCCTCCGGCGTACGGCTGCGGCTCGCCGAAGAGGCCCACGGGCAGCGCGAGTTGGTCGACGGCATGTCGTCGTGGTGGTCCGCCGTCCACGGCTACAACCACCCGGTGCTCAACGAGGCGGCGACCGCGCAGCTGGGGCGGATGAGCCATGTGATGTTCGGCGGGCTCACCCATGAGCCCGCCGTGCGGCTCGCGTCCCGGCTGGTGGAGATCACCCCGGAGCCGCTGCGGCACGTCTTCCTCTGCGACTCGGGGTCGGTGTCCGTGGAGGTCGCGGTGAAGATGTGCCTCCAGTACTGGCGTTCGCTGGGCCGCCCCGCCAAGCAGCGGTTGCTGACCTGGCGCGGCGGCTACCACGGCGACACCTGGCAGCCGATGTCGGTGTGCGATCCCGAGGGCGGGATGCACGAGCTGTGGCAGGGGGTGCTGCCCCGGCAGCTCTTCGCCGACGCACCTCCCGCCGACCACGAGGAGGCGTACGCGCGGAGTCTGCGGGAGCTGATCGCCCGGCACGCGGACGAGCTGGCGGCGGTGATCGTGGAGCCGGTCGTGCAGGGCGCGGGCGGCATGCGGTTCCACTCCCCCGAGTATCTGCGGGTGCTGCGGGAGGCCTGCGACGAGCACGGCGTACTGCTCGTGTTCGACGAGATCGCGACCGGTTTCGGACGGACGGGCGAGCTGTTCGCGGCGGGGCACGCGGACGTCGCACCGGACGTGATGTGCCTGGGCAAGGCGCTGACCGGCGGTTATCTGACGATGGCGGCGACGCTGTGCACCTCGGAGGTGGCCGAAGGCATCTCGCGGGGCGAGGTCCCGGTGCTCGCCCACGGCCCCACGTTCATGGGCAACCCGCTGGCCGCCGCCGTCGCCTGCGCCTCGATCGACCTGCTGCTCGGGCAGGACTGGCAGCGGGAGGTCCGGCGGCTGGAGACGGGTCTGCGCGACGGTCTCGCGGAGGCCGCGGACCTGCCCGGGGTGAAGGACGTCCGGGTGCTCGGCGGCATCGGCGTCGTACAGCTGGACCATGACGTCGACATGGCCGCGGCCACGGCGGCGGCCGTCCGGGAAGGGGTCTGGTTGCGGCCCTTCCGCGACCTCGTCTACACGATGCCGCCGTACGTGACGGACGACGAGGACCTCGCCCGCGTGTGCCGCGCGGTGCGCGCGGCGGCAGCGGCGGGCTGA
- a CDS encoding type II toxin-antitoxin system Phd/YefM family antitoxin encodes MAYEIPVTQARAELADLINRVVYGGERVVVTRHGKPLVALVSAADLERLEQEAEAQEAAEEQIISSVSSFGTASSGSPDRGRFGLAAEHRPPRDRP; translated from the coding sequence ATGGCCTACGAAATTCCGGTGACGCAAGCTCGCGCCGAGCTCGCCGATCTGATCAACCGTGTCGTCTACGGCGGCGAGCGAGTGGTGGTGACCCGGCACGGGAAGCCGCTCGTCGCGCTGGTCTCCGCCGCGGACCTGGAGCGGCTGGAGCAGGAGGCGGAGGCGCAGGAGGCGGCGGAGGAGCAGATCATCAGCTCCGTGTCCTCCTTCGGTACGGCGTCCTCCGGTTCTCCCGACCGTGGCCGTTTCGGCCTGGCGGCCGAGCACCGCCCTCCCCGGGACCGCCCTTAG
- the bioD gene encoding dethiobiotin synthase, with protein MAVIVVTGTGTEIGKTVVTAAVAAAALANGLSVAVLKPAQTGLAAGEDGDVDVVRRLAGEVTPTELARFPEPLAPATAARRAGLAPVRPKEVAEAAGKLAAEHDLVLIEGAGGLLVQLDDDGATLANVAAELGAPVLVVAPAGLGTLNMTALTAEALRARGLEQLGVVVGSWPARPDLAARCNLADLPRAAGAPLLGAVPEGAGALAPAGFRARAATWLAPRLGGRWDAEEFAAALG; from the coding sequence ATGGCAGTGATCGTGGTGACCGGCACCGGCACCGAGATCGGCAAGACCGTCGTCACGGCGGCGGTCGCCGCGGCGGCTCTGGCGAACGGGCTGTCCGTCGCCGTCCTCAAGCCCGCGCAGACGGGGCTGGCGGCGGGCGAGGACGGCGACGTCGACGTGGTGCGTCGGCTCGCCGGCGAGGTGACCCCCACCGAGCTCGCCCGGTTCCCCGAGCCGTTGGCGCCGGCCACCGCCGCACGGCGGGCGGGGCTCGCGCCGGTGCGGCCCAAGGAGGTGGCGGAGGCGGCCGGGAAACTGGCGGCCGAGCACGACCTGGTGCTCATCGAGGGCGCGGGCGGCCTCCTCGTACAGCTCGACGACGACGGGGCCACGCTGGCGAACGTCGCCGCCGAGCTGGGCGCGCCCGTGCTCGTGGTCGCCCCCGCCGGCCTGGGCACGCTGAACATGACGGCGCTGACGGCGGAGGCACTGCGCGCACGCGGCCTGGAACAGCTGGGCGTGGTGGTCGGGAGCTGGCCGGCCAGACCCGATCTGGCGGCGCGCTGCAACCTGGCGGATCTTCCCCGGGCCGCGGGCGCACCCCTGCTCGGAGCCGTGCCGGAGGGTGCGGGCGCACTCGCTCCGGCCGGATTCAGGGCGCGGGCGGCGACGTGGCTGGCGCCGCGTCTGGGCGGCCGGTGGGATGCGGAGGAGTTCGCCGCCGCCCTAGGCTGA
- a CDS encoding ATP-binding protein produces the protein MADHQEASATLPSDPVSVSAARRYVTDVLCEWGLEPDAETVDTVRLIVSELATNSVQHTFGQSPTFTVDLRLERDEQLCVGVTDSHPRWPQRLPAAVRQDNGRGMVIIRTLTAEYGGRLSVTPTEEGGKTVWIALPWSVPVQS, from the coding sequence ATGGCAGACCACCAAGAAGCATCCGCCACTCTGCCGAGCGATCCGGTGTCGGTATCCGCCGCTCGGAGATATGTCACGGACGTCCTGTGCGAATGGGGGCTGGAGCCGGACGCCGAGACCGTCGACACCGTCAGGCTGATCGTCTCCGAGCTCGCCACCAACTCCGTCCAGCACACCTTCGGGCAGTCCCCGACGTTCACGGTGGATCTGCGCCTCGAGCGCGACGAGCAGCTGTGCGTCGGCGTCACCGACAGCCATCCGCGCTGGCCGCAGCGGCTGCCGGCCGCCGTCCGCCAGGACAACGGGCGCGGCATGGTCATCATCCGCACCCTCACCGCGGAGTACGGCGGCCGGCTGTCCGTCACGCCCACGGAGGAGGGCGGAAAGACCGTCTGGATCGCGCTGCCGTGGTCCGTTCCCGTGCAGAGCTGA
- a CDS encoding SRPBCC family protein, producing the protein MAERHLEVRRRAAASPASVWAVVADFPNLAGIWNGLKGSRAIGDQARGVGARRQVDLKPVGSLVETVTAWEEGRALATENRPSALVPMKRAAARITLDPEGAGTAITFDYRYVPRGGPMGQLTGPVIDRMLTGQFEGMLAAVEEAARRPG; encoded by the coding sequence ATGGCAGAGCGTCACCTCGAAGTGCGGCGGCGAGCGGCCGCGTCACCTGCTTCCGTCTGGGCCGTGGTCGCGGACTTCCCGAACCTGGCGGGCATCTGGAACGGGCTCAAGGGCTCTCGCGCCATCGGCGATCAGGCCCGAGGTGTGGGTGCTCGCCGCCAGGTCGATCTGAAGCCGGTGGGCTCGCTGGTCGAAACGGTCACCGCCTGGGAGGAGGGGCGCGCGCTGGCCACCGAGAACCGGCCATCGGCCCTCGTGCCGATGAAGCGGGCCGCGGCCAGGATCACCCTCGACCCCGAGGGTGCCGGGACAGCCATCACCTTCGACTACCGGTATGTGCCGCGGGGTGGCCCGATGGGACAACTGACCGGTCCCGTGATCGACAGGATGCTGACGGGACAGTTCGAGGGCATGCTGGCCGCCGTGGAAGAGGCCGCCCGCAGGCCGGGCTGA
- a CDS encoding C40 family peptidase has protein sequence MTAQMHLPHLFSRAGAVSALTIAAVGGTLLTPGSAAEAHAISSHAHKALKVAASKKGSPYRYGATGPSRFDCSGLTLYSYKKAGKKLPRTAQQQYNRTRHISASHRQRGDLVFFHAGGAVYHVGIYAGNGKIWHSPKTGDVVRLVKIWTKSVKYGRVR, from the coding sequence ATGACTGCGCAGATGCATCTCCCCCACCTGTTCTCACGGGCGGGCGCCGTATCGGCACTCACGATCGCCGCCGTCGGCGGCACACTTCTGACCCCCGGCAGCGCTGCGGAAGCGCATGCGATCAGCAGCCACGCGCACAAGGCGCTCAAGGTGGCCGCGTCGAAGAAGGGCTCGCCGTACCGGTACGGCGCCACGGGTCCGTCCCGCTTCGACTGTTCAGGGCTGACGCTCTATTCGTACAAGAAAGCGGGCAAGAAGCTGCCGCGCACCGCCCAGCAGCAGTACAACCGGACCCGCCACATCTCCGCCTCCCACCGGCAACGCGGTGACCTGGTCTTCTTCCATGCCGGCGGTGCCGTCTACCACGTGGGGATCTACGCCGGGAACGGGAAGATCTGGCACTCGCCCAAGACGGGTGACGTGGTCCGCCTGGTCAAGATCTGGACGAAGAGCGTCAAGTACGGCCGCGTGCGCTGA
- a CDS encoding ATP-dependent Clp protease proteolytic subunit, protein MYRPSARYVLPELTERTSFGTRTLDPYSKLMSERIVFLGTAVDDTAANDVIAQFLHLEYEAPDQDICLYINSPGGSLSAMSAIYDTMQVVMCDVATTCLGQAASTAVALLTAGTPGKRMALPGARIVMQQPSYEEPLRGQPSDLEIHAAELLRLREQLASTLVRHTGNTPERIAADLERDKIFDAAGAREYGLIDHVVTSRKLSAAPPTAR, encoded by the coding sequence ATGTACCGTCCGTCCGCCCGCTACGTCCTGCCGGAGCTCACGGAGCGCACGTCCTTCGGGACGCGCACGCTCGATCCGTACTCGAAGCTGATGTCCGAGCGGATCGTCTTCCTCGGGACCGCCGTCGACGACACGGCGGCGAACGACGTCATCGCACAGTTCCTGCACCTCGAGTACGAGGCCCCCGACCAGGACATCTGCCTGTACATCAACTCCCCCGGCGGATCGCTGAGCGCCATGTCCGCCATCTACGACACGATGCAGGTCGTCATGTGCGACGTGGCGACCACGTGCCTCGGCCAGGCGGCCTCCACGGCGGTCGCCCTGCTCACCGCGGGCACGCCCGGCAAACGCATGGCACTGCCCGGCGCGCGGATCGTGATGCAGCAGCCCTCGTACGAGGAGCCGTTGCGCGGACAGCCGTCCGATCTGGAGATCCACGCCGCCGAGTTGCTACGGCTGCGCGAGCAACTCGCCTCGACGCTGGTGCGCCACACCGGCAACACCCCGGAGCGCATCGCGGCCGACCTGGAGCGGGACAAGATCTTCGACGCCGCAGGGGCTCGGGAGTACGGCCTGATCGATCATGTCGTCACGAGCCGCAAGCTCTCGGCCGCGCCGCCCACGGCGAGGTGA
- a CDS encoding class I SAM-dependent methyltransferase: MVPLQRGTNVPRDAVHHPLFARFYAKMSVTADLKGGIAAHRAELLRGLTGRVIEIGAGNGLNFSHYPATVSEVVAIEPERSLRKLATEAALRAEVPVDVAPGAAEALPVKSEAFDAAVASLVLCTVRDLPRALAEIRRVLRPGAELRFFEHGLAAGRGLATTQRVLDRTVWPLLFGGCHTARDTVAAIEEAGFEVGPYRRFRVPDHGPQLPTSPCVLGVARRPVTDGQDPHPQ; encoded by the coding sequence ATGGTCCCGCTCCAGCGCGGTACGAACGTCCCCCGGGACGCCGTCCACCATCCCCTCTTCGCCCGCTTCTACGCGAAGATGAGCGTGACGGCCGACCTGAAGGGCGGTATCGCCGCCCACCGGGCGGAGCTGCTGAGAGGTCTGACCGGCCGGGTGATCGAGATCGGCGCGGGCAACGGTCTGAACTTCTCGCACTACCCGGCCACCGTCTCCGAAGTGGTGGCCATCGAACCGGAGCGCTCACTGCGGAAGCTGGCCACGGAGGCCGCCCTGCGCGCCGAGGTCCCGGTGGACGTGGCGCCCGGCGCGGCCGAGGCCCTGCCGGTCAAGAGCGAGGCGTTCGACGCGGCGGTCGCGTCGCTGGTGCTGTGCACCGTACGGGACCTGCCGAGGGCGCTGGCGGAGATCCGGCGGGTCCTGCGGCCCGGTGCCGAGCTGCGGTTCTTCGAGCACGGGCTGGCGGCCGGCCGCGGTCTCGCGACCACTCAGCGGGTCCTGGACCGCACGGTGTGGCCGCTGCTGTTCGGCGGGTGCCACACGGCGCGGGACACCGTCGCCGCGATCGAGGAGGCGGGCTTCGAGGTCGGGCCCTACCGGCGGTTCCGTGTGCCGGACCACGGGCCGCAGCTGCCTACGTCGCCGTGCGTGCTGGGCGTCGCCCGCCGTCCGGTCACGGACGGCCAGGACCCTCACCCGCAATAG
- a CDS encoding 8-amino-7-oxononanoate synthase, whose product MPKNPFDWIDEESRRRERAGLVRTLRPRPADSALLDLASNDYLGLTRRAEVTEGAVRAARRWGAGATGSRLVTGTTELHAELERELADFCGFEAALVLSSGYAANLAAVTALSGRDALVVSDAGNHASIVDGCRLSRAETAVVPHTDVEAVRKTLEAHPGRRALMVTDSVFSVDGDAAPLPGLVDVCREHGAALLVDDAHGLGVLGDGGRGALDAAGLAGAAGTVATLTLSKSLGSQGGAVLGPARVIDHLINTARTFIFDTGLAPAAAGAALASVRVLRGEPGLAARAREVAATLHRGLTEAGLTSARPDAAVVSVQAPSPDAALRWAADCRAAGLVVGCFRPPSVPDGISRIRLTARADLTDRQIGTALSTIIRTAPGS is encoded by the coding sequence ATGCCGAAGAATCCTTTCGACTGGATCGACGAGGAGTCGCGCCGCCGCGAGCGGGCGGGTCTGGTCCGCACCCTCCGGCCGCGGCCCGCCGACAGTGCCCTCCTCGACCTGGCGAGCAACGACTACCTCGGCCTCACCCGCCGCGCGGAGGTCACGGAAGGCGCCGTGCGGGCCGCCCGCCGGTGGGGCGCCGGGGCCACCGGTTCCCGGCTCGTCACCGGCACGACCGAACTGCACGCCGAACTGGAACGTGAACTCGCCGACTTCTGCGGCTTCGAGGCCGCCCTCGTCCTGTCCTCCGGCTACGCGGCGAACCTCGCCGCCGTGACCGCGCTCAGCGGCCGTGACGCCCTGGTCGTCTCCGACGCGGGCAACCATGCCTCCATCGTCGACGGGTGCCGGCTCTCCCGTGCGGAGACCGCGGTCGTCCCGCACACCGACGTCGAGGCCGTACGCAAGACGCTCGAGGCCCACCCGGGCCGGCGCGCCCTCATGGTCACCGACTCCGTCTTCTCCGTCGACGGCGACGCGGCGCCCCTGCCGGGCCTCGTCGACGTCTGTCGTGAGCACGGCGCCGCGCTCCTCGTCGACGACGCGCACGGGCTGGGCGTCCTCGGCGACGGCGGCCGCGGCGCCCTGGACGCCGCAGGGCTCGCCGGCGCGGCCGGGACCGTCGCCACGCTGACGCTCTCCAAGTCGCTGGGCAGCCAGGGCGGTGCGGTCCTCGGGCCCGCCCGCGTCATCGACCACCTGATCAACACCGCGCGTACCTTCATCTTCGACACCGGGCTCGCCCCCGCGGCGGCCGGGGCGGCGCTCGCGAGTGTGCGGGTGCTGCGCGGTGAACCCGGGCTCGCCGCACGCGCGCGCGAGGTCGCGGCGACGCTGCACCGCGGGCTGACCGAGGCCGGGCTGACCTCGGCCCGCCCGGACGCGGCGGTCGTCTCCGTGCAGGCACCGTCCCCGGACGCGGCGTTGCGCTGGGCGGCGGACTGCCGTGCCGCCGGACTCGTCGTCGGCTGCTTCCGGCCTCCGTCCGTGCCGGACGGGATCTCCAGGATCCGGCTGACCGCCCGGGCGGACCTCACGGACCGGCAGATCGGCACGGCGCTCTCGACGATCATCCGGACGGCGCCCGGCAGTTGA
- a CDS encoding GNAT family N-acetyltransferase, whose translation MTDLLIRNAARDEAEAVLAFWKEAAEGTSITDDVDGVTRLIDRDPEALILAESDGVLVGSVIAGYDGWRCSLYRLAVLPSHRRRGISTALLDAAEKRFVTVGGRRGDAMVLEANEQAHRAWTSAGYAREDHWRRWVKPFT comes from the coding sequence ATGACCGATCTGCTCATACGCAACGCCGCTCGCGACGAGGCCGAGGCCGTGCTGGCCTTCTGGAAGGAGGCCGCGGAGGGCACCAGCATCACGGACGACGTGGACGGCGTCACGCGCCTCATCGACCGGGACCCCGAAGCACTCATCCTCGCCGAGTCGGACGGCGTGCTCGTGGGCTCCGTGATCGCCGGCTACGACGGCTGGCGCTGCTCCCTGTACCGGCTGGCCGTGCTGCCCTCCCACCGCCGACGCGGCATCTCGACGGCCCTGCTCGACGCGGCGGAGAAGCGGTTCGTCACGGTGGGCGGCCGCCGCGGGGACGCGATGGTCCTCGAGGCCAACGAGCAGGCCCACCGGGCGTGGACGTCCGCCGGATACGCGCGCGAGGACCACTGGCGCCGCTGGGTCAAGCCGTTCACCTGA
- a CDS encoding VOC family protein: MRAKIDEIVFDCHDPAHLVRFWAALLGGDPVDRTDDWSYVDPPEFVRVAFQQVPEGKTVKNRLHLDLDAGDIDAAADEAVRLGAERVGAIVTDDHGRFLVMRDPEGNEFCFVAGTDG, encoded by the coding sequence ATGCGTGCAAAGATCGACGAGATCGTCTTCGACTGCCACGACCCCGCCCACCTGGTGCGTTTCTGGGCCGCTCTCCTCGGCGGCGATCCGGTGGACCGGACCGACGACTGGTCGTACGTCGATCCGCCGGAGTTCGTACGCGTCGCCTTCCAGCAGGTGCCGGAGGGCAAGACGGTCAAGAACCGCCTGCATCTGGACCTGGACGCCGGTGACATCGACGCGGCCGCGGACGAGGCGGTCCGGCTGGGGGCGGAGCGCGTGGGGGCGATCGTGACCGACGACCACGGCCGCTTCCTCGTCATGCGCGACCCGGAGGGCAACGAATTCTGCTTCGTGGCGGGCACGGACGGCTGA
- a CDS encoding hemolysin family protein translates to MTEVLLLAVALLLSVACGAFVAAEFSLTTVERSDLERAAERGERGAAGALKAVRSLTFQLSGAQLGITVTNLVVGMLAEPSIAAIIRGPVEDLGFSPSVASSAALVIGTALSTVVLMVVGELVPKNWAISSPLAVAKVVATPQRIFTAAFRPLIAHLNNTANRLVMRLGMEPTEELASARSPKELVALARHSAKEGALEADTAELFVRTLGLGELTAENVMTPRVQVTALEVQATAEDVANATRATGLSRFPVYRGNLDTVVGIAHIKDVLAVPAEQRRRLRVSELLREPVLVPESLTVDRLLDRLQGRSTMAVVIDEYGGTAGVVTMEDIVEEVVGEVRDEHDPHETPDLAPAGEDADGRALWSADGAARTDQLAAIGLQVPDGPYETLAGVVATELGRIPSEGDRIDMDGWQLDVVDASGRRAARVLMHAPPVAAEAADEIQEAGR, encoded by the coding sequence ATGACCGAAGTGCTTCTGCTCGCCGTGGCGCTGCTGCTCTCCGTCGCGTGCGGAGCCTTCGTCGCAGCCGAGTTCTCCCTCACGACGGTCGAGCGCAGCGATCTCGAACGAGCGGCCGAGCGGGGTGAACGAGGCGCGGCCGGGGCGCTCAAGGCCGTCCGCAGCCTCACGTTCCAGCTCTCCGGCGCACAGCTCGGCATCACCGTCACCAACCTGGTCGTCGGCATGCTCGCCGAGCCGTCGATCGCCGCGATCATCCGCGGCCCGGTCGAGGACCTCGGCTTCTCCCCTTCCGTGGCGTCGTCCGCCGCGCTGGTCATCGGTACGGCCCTGTCGACCGTCGTCCTGATGGTCGTCGGCGAGCTCGTCCCGAAGAACTGGGCCATCTCCTCCCCGCTTGCCGTGGCCAAGGTGGTCGCCACACCGCAGCGGATCTTCACCGCCGCGTTCCGGCCCCTGATCGCCCATCTCAACAACACCGCCAACCGCCTGGTGATGCGGCTGGGCATGGAGCCGACAGAAGAGCTCGCCTCCGCGCGCAGCCCCAAGGAGCTCGTCGCGCTGGCCCGTCACTCGGCCAAGGAGGGCGCGCTCGAGGCGGACACCGCGGAGCTGTTCGTCCGCACCCTCGGCCTCGGCGAACTCACCGCGGAGAACGTGATGACCCCCCGGGTGCAGGTCACGGCTCTGGAGGTGCAGGCCACTGCCGAGGACGTCGCCAACGCGACCCGGGCCACCGGCCTGTCCCGCTTCCCCGTCTACCGGGGCAACCTCGACACCGTCGTCGGCATCGCCCACATCAAGGACGTGCTGGCCGTGCCCGCGGAACAGCGCCGGCGGCTGCGCGTCTCCGAACTGCTGCGGGAACCGGTCCTCGTGCCCGAGTCACTGACCGTCGACCGGCTGCTCGACCGGCTCCAGGGCAGGTCCACCATGGCCGTCGTCATAGACGAGTACGGCGGCACGGCCGGCGTCGTGACGATGGAGGACATCGTCGAGGAGGTCGTCGGCGAGGTCCGCGACGAGCACGACCCGCACGAGACGCCCGACCTGGCGCCCGCGGGCGAGGACGCCGACGGACGGGCCCTGTGGTCCGCCGACGGCGCCGCGCGCACCGACCAGCTGGCGGCCATCGGCCTCCAGGTCCCTGACGGCCCCTACGAGACGCTCGCCGGAGTGGTCGCCACGGAGCTGGGGCGCATCCCCTCCGAGGGTGACCGCATCGACATGGACGGATGGCAGCTCGACGTCGTCGACGCTTCCGGACGACGCGCGGCACGGGTACTGATGCACGCGCCGCCGGTGGCCGCGGAAGCGGCCGACGAGATCCAGGAGGCCGGACGATGA